From a single Chloracidobacterium thermophilum B genomic region:
- the fahA gene encoding fumarylacetoacetase: MLDFTHDASRQSWVASANAADTEFPLQNLPLGRFSEPAQPAPRLGVAIGDQVLDLTRLAATLSPVEAGAAAAFFAACATGDLAAVCALPPEAVTAGRRWLSDALWEGAAGVTTRQARLSPWLLPQAAVTMHRPLEFKNYTDFYASVFHATNVGAMFRPDNPLLPNYKYIPIGYHGRASSVVVSGTPVRRPQGQTRPDPEAPPVFGPSRLLDYELEVGILVGRGNRLGEPIPIAEAEGHIFGLCLLNDWSARDIQAWEYQPLGPFLSKSFATSVSPWVVTRDALAPFRCPAMARPEGDPAPLDYLWNEADQSGGGFDVTLEVFLTTARMREQGLPPVRLSQSRLRDLYWTPAQMIAHHTSNGCDLQPGDLLGSGTVSGPTKDARGCLLELTWRGSEPLALPSGETRRFLEDGDEVTLRGFCERDGFRRIGFGECRGRIAG; the protein is encoded by the coding sequence ATGCTTGATTTCACCCACGACGCCAGCCGCCAGAGTTGGGTCGCATCAGCCAATGCGGCTGACACGGAGTTTCCCCTTCAGAACCTGCCTTTGGGACGTTTTTCAGAACCTGCTCAGCCAGCGCCCCGGCTGGGTGTCGCCATTGGCGACCAGGTGCTTGATCTGACCCGCCTGGCGGCGACGCTTTCGCCTGTGGAAGCCGGCGCTGCCGCCGCGTTTTTTGCGGCTTGTGCGACCGGTGACCTGGCGGCTGTGTGCGCCCTGCCGCCGGAGGCGGTAACGGCTGGGCGGCGGTGGTTGTCCGACGCCCTGTGGGAAGGGGCGGCCGGTGTCACAACCCGGCAGGCGCGGTTGTCGCCGTGGTTGCTGCCGCAGGCGGCTGTGACCATGCACCGGCCGCTGGAGTTCAAAAACTACACGGATTTTTACGCCTCGGTCTTTCACGCGACGAACGTCGGCGCGATGTTCCGTCCTGACAATCCGCTGCTGCCGAACTACAAGTACATTCCAATTGGCTATCACGGCCGGGCATCGTCGGTGGTCGTCAGTGGGACGCCCGTCCGGCGGCCGCAGGGGCAGACCCGTCCCGACCCGGAAGCGCCGCCGGTTTTTGGCCCTTCACGCCTGCTCGACTATGAGTTGGAGGTTGGTATTCTCGTCGGACGGGGCAACCGGCTTGGCGAGCCGATTCCCATTGCCGAAGCGGAAGGACATATCTTTGGTCTGTGTCTGCTCAATGACTGGTCGGCGCGGGATATTCAGGCCTGGGAGTACCAGCCGCTGGGGCCGTTTCTTTCCAAAAGTTTTGCCACGAGTGTTTCGCCGTGGGTGGTGACGCGGGATGCCCTGGCGCCGTTCCGCTGTCCGGCGATGGCGCGGCCGGAGGGTGATCCGGCGCCGCTTGATTATCTGTGGAATGAGGCTGATCAGTCCGGCGGGGGCTTTGATGTCACGCTGGAAGTTTTTTTGACCACGGCCCGGATGCGGGAGCAGGGATTGCCGCCGGTACGGTTGAGTCAGAGCCGGCTGCGCGACCTCTACTGGACGCCGGCGCAGATGATTGCCCATCACACGAGCAACGGCTGTGACCTTCAGCCGGGAGACCTGTTGGGGAGTGGCACGGTTTCGGGCCCGACGAAAGACGCGCGGGGGTGTTTGCTGGAGCTGACCTGGCGGGGCAGCGAACCACTGGCGTTGCCGTCCGGCGAAACGCGGCGGTTCCTGGAAGACGGCGATGAAGTGACGCTGCGGGGTTTTTGTGAGCGTGACGGCTTCCGGCGGATTGGCTTTGGGGAGTGCCGCGGGCGCATTGCAGGCTAG
- a CDS encoding DEAD/DEAH box helicase — protein sequence MNRSTPSALPVAPVSSRPGDGAAHSVSQRIAEAFAPEVRERGEALLREGRVTAVEAQGDTITANVRGRMTYRVELLHDDDVLVVSCTCPYFEEGQVCKHIWATVRLAEEQKRLPAPPVNRPFRLLMAELERPDEGDESDEETGGGLVSSRGDSAPAAISTTGWRRWFAQLGQQARLAATDVAEQEILYLVNMARTLAHGMLVVDVFSRTRKLDGEWGRLRASGLTVGQIATLPDERDRQALALLSGIREHVDWEQAMDAAPVPSSVRIPTTALTVVMPLLCATGRCWLQMADEADAPAQVVQRPPLRWEPEGWRMQLEVQRVETPPHYVLVGGLRRGEEWLPLSAPRLLLAGGLVFSEVSVAPLQDEGAFYWIGLLRRSEAVRIPLEDGPDLVEKLLRLPTLPPVTLPEDLRFETCQGQPLPVLRLRAGEGRPGEGWLGATLGFEYEGHWLEATSVQPGIFDAPRRRFIRRDLVRERAAAEQLRALGLRPDRSQAGTPEYRVPVKRLPALVRDLVLQGWRIESEGRLFRPLQSFALEVRSGVDWFELHGNCDFGTATAHLPELLRALRQGETVVPLSDGSLGVLSEEWFERYGFLATLGEVEDGHLRFSSAQISLLDTLLAAQPEVRVDARFQALREQLHRFSGVEPALEPPGFVGELRPYQREGLGWLLFLQRFGFGGCLADAMGLGKTAQTLALLETRRVRRQTEGLPPSLVVAPRSLVFNWRQEAGKFTPRMRVLEHTGVGRARSIEQFADYDLILTTYGTLRRDILLLKDFAFDYVILDEAQAIKNARSESAKAARLLNCRHRLALSGTPVENHLGELWSLFEFLNPGMLGAASVFQLTASGGRTVDAELQPLLARALRPFILRRTKEQVARDLPPKTEQTIYCEMEPEQRQAYNELRDHYRRTLLGLVDTKGLQRTRLQILEALLRLRQAACHPGLLDPARADGPSAKLDTFFMHLAEVLESGSKVLVFSQFTSLLALIRKRLDADGITYEYLDGRTRNRQERVERFQQDPNCQLFLISLRAGGQGLNLTAAEYVFLLDPWWNPAVEAQAIDRAHRIGQVRPVFAYRLIVRDTVEEKVLELQATKQELADAIITADNSLLRQLERADLELLLS from the coding sequence ATGAACCGTTCCACGCCGTCCGCCTTGCCCGTCGCGCCTGTTTCTTCCCGTCCGGGAGATGGGGCTGCCCATTCCGTTTCGCAGCGGATTGCCGAAGCCTTTGCGCCGGAGGTGCGCGAGCGTGGCGAGGCACTGCTGCGTGAAGGCCGGGTGACAGCCGTCGAAGCCCAGGGCGACACGATAACGGCCAACGTTCGGGGGCGGATGACCTACCGGGTCGAGCTGCTGCACGACGATGATGTGCTCGTCGTGTCCTGTACCTGCCCCTATTTCGAGGAAGGGCAGGTTTGCAAGCACATCTGGGCGACGGTACGCTTGGCCGAGGAGCAGAAGCGGCTACCTGCGCCACCGGTCAACCGGCCCTTTCGGCTGTTGATGGCCGAGCTGGAGCGCCCGGATGAAGGCGATGAGTCGGACGAGGAAACGGGTGGTGGCCTGGTGTCTTCCAGGGGGGACAGCGCCCCGGCTGCCATCTCCACCACCGGGTGGCGGCGCTGGTTTGCCCAACTTGGACAGCAGGCCCGTCTGGCCGCTACGGATGTCGCCGAACAGGAAATTCTCTACCTCGTCAACATGGCGCGGACACTCGCCCACGGCATGCTCGTCGTGGATGTGTTTTCGCGCACACGCAAACTCGATGGCGAATGGGGCCGGCTGCGGGCGTCAGGCCTGACCGTCGGCCAGATTGCGACCCTGCCCGATGAGCGGGACCGGCAGGCACTCGCCCTGTTGAGCGGCATTCGGGAGCATGTGGACTGGGAGCAGGCAATGGATGCAGCACCGGTGCCGTCATCGGTGCGAATTCCCACCACGGCGTTGACGGTCGTCATGCCGCTGCTGTGCGCCACCGGGCGGTGCTGGTTGCAGATGGCGGATGAGGCCGACGCCCCGGCGCAGGTCGTGCAGCGTCCACCGCTGCGGTGGGAGCCGGAAGGGTGGCGGATGCAGCTTGAGGTCCAGCGGGTGGAAACGCCGCCGCACTACGTGTTGGTCGGCGGGCTGCGCCGGGGGGAGGAATGGCTGCCGCTGTCAGCGCCCCGGCTGCTGCTGGCCGGCGGCCTGGTGTTCTCGGAGGTCTCCGTTGCGCCGCTCCAGGATGAAGGTGCTTTCTACTGGATTGGTCTGCTGCGCAGGTCAGAAGCCGTGCGGATTCCGCTCGAAGACGGCCCCGACCTGGTGGAAAAGCTGTTGCGGTTGCCGACGCTGCCGCCGGTGACACTGCCGGAAGACCTGCGGTTTGAAACCTGCCAGGGGCAGCCCCTGCCGGTGCTGCGGCTGCGGGCCGGTGAAGGGCGTCCCGGTGAGGGCTGGTTGGGGGCAACGTTGGGTTTTGAGTACGAAGGTCACTGGCTGGAAGCCACAAGCGTCCAGCCGGGCATCTTTGATGCTCCCCGGCGGCGCTTCATCCGGCGCGATCTTGTCCGGGAACGGGCGGCGGCTGAGCAGTTGCGAGCGTTGGGTCTGCGCCCGGACCGCAGTCAGGCGGGAACGCCGGAATACCGGGTTCCGGTCAAACGTCTGCCGGCGCTGGTGCGCGACCTGGTGCTGCAGGGGTGGCGGATTGAGTCGGAAGGGCGTTTGTTTCGTCCACTTCAGAGTTTTGCGCTGGAAGTCCGTTCCGGGGTGGACTGGTTCGAGCTGCACGGCAACTGTGATTTTGGAACGGCGACGGCCCACCTGCCGGAACTCCTCCGGGCGTTGCGGCAGGGGGAGACGGTGGTCCCGCTGTCCGATGGCTCGCTGGGTGTACTGTCTGAGGAATGGTTCGAGCGGTATGGCTTTCTGGCGACGCTGGGCGAAGTGGAAGACGGTCATCTGCGGTTTTCCAGCGCCCAGATCAGCCTGCTGGATACCCTGCTGGCGGCACAGCCGGAAGTGCGGGTGGACGCCCGCTTTCAGGCGCTGCGTGAACAACTGCACCGTTTCAGCGGTGTTGAGCCGGCACTGGAACCTCCCGGTTTTGTCGGCGAGTTGCGTCCCTACCAGCGGGAAGGGCTGGGCTGGCTGCTGTTTCTGCAGCGGTTTGGGTTTGGCGGCTGTCTGGCCGATGCCATGGGACTGGGGAAAACGGCGCAGACCCTGGCGCTGCTCGAAACCCGGCGGGTACGGCGGCAGACCGAAGGCCTGCCGCCCTCGCTCGTGGTGGCACCCCGGTCGCTGGTGTTCAACTGGCGGCAGGAAGCCGGGAAGTTCACACCCCGGATGCGGGTGCTGGAACACACCGGCGTGGGTCGGGCGCGCTCCATTGAGCAGTTTGCTGACTACGATCTCATTCTGACGACCTACGGCACGCTGCGCCGCGACATTCTGCTGCTCAAGGACTTTGCTTTCGATTACGTCATCCTGGACGAAGCCCAGGCCATCAAGAATGCCCGCAGTGAATCGGCCAAGGCCGCCCGCCTGCTCAACTGCCGCCACCGGTTGGCGCTGAGCGGGACGCCGGTAGAGAACCACCTGGGGGAGTTGTGGAGTCTGTTCGAGTTTCTCAATCCGGGCATGCTCGGCGCGGCCTCGGTGTTTCAACTCACGGCGTCCGGCGGGCGGACGGTGGATGCCGAGCTGCAACCGCTGCTGGCCCGCGCGCTGCGGCCCTTCATCCTGCGCCGCACGAAAGAGCAGGTGGCGCGTGACCTGCCGCCCAAGACCGAGCAGACGATTTACTGCGAAATGGAACCTGAGCAGCGCCAGGCGTACAACGAACTCCGTGACCACTACCGCCGGACCCTGCTGGGCCTGGTGGATACCAAAGGGCTTCAGCGCACGCGCCTTCAGATTCTGGAAGCGTTGCTGCGGCTGCGGCAGGCAGCCTGTCATCCGGGACTGCTCGACCCGGCGCGGGCAGATGGACCAAGCGCCAAGCTGGATACGTTTTTTATGCACCTGGCGGAAGTGCTCGAAAGTGGCTCCAAGGTACTGGTCTTCTCGCAGTTTACAAGCCTGCTGGCGCTGATTCGGAAGCGCCTCGACGCCGACGGCATCACCTACGAATACCTCGATGGGCGCACGCGCAATCGCCAGGAACGGGTGGAGCGTTTCCAGCAGGACCCGAACTGTCAGCTTTTTCTCATCAGCCTGCGGGCTGGAGGCCAGGGCCTCAATCTCACAGCGGCGGAGTATGTGTTTTTGCTCGATCCGTGGTGGAATCCGGCCGTAGAGGCCCAGGCCATTGACCGCGCGCACCGGATTGGGCAGGTGCGCCCGGTATTTGCCTACCGGCTCATCGTCCGGGATACCGTCGAGGAAAAAGTCCTGGAGTTGCAGGCGACCAAGCAGGAGCTTGCCGACGCCATCATTACGGCCGACAATAGCCTTCTGCGCCAGCTCGAACGCGCCGACCTTGAACTGTTGCTTTCATAA
- a CDS encoding nucleotidyltransferase family protein → MALRIELSHEAIADFCRRWRIREFAIFGSALREDFRPDSDVDVLVTFEPGVHWGFHDQSEMTRELESLFGRKVDLVERRLVEQGRNYIRRKHILSHLEHIYVA, encoded by the coding sequence ATGGCCCTGCGCATTGAACTGTCACACGAAGCGATTGCCGATTTTTGTCGGCGCTGGCGCATCAGGGAATTCGCCATCTTCGGTTCAGCATTGCGCGAGGATTTCCGGCCCGATAGCGATGTGGATGTGTTGGTCACTTTTGAGCCGGGTGTCCACTGGGGGTTTCATGACCAGTCGGAGATGACCCGTGAACTGGAGTCTTTGTTCGGACGCAAGGTGGACTTGGTCGAACGGCGACTGGTTGAGCAGGGCAGGAACTATATCCGGCGCAAACATATCCTGAGTCACCTGGAGCACATCTATGTGGCGTGA
- a CDS encoding HepT-like ribonuclease domain-containing protein, producing MWRDSALLLDRLIAARESREFCKDLTWGVFQQSSLHQHAIAKALENIGEAARKVSDETRAAHPEIPWFQIIGLRHRIAHDYFHLDLTRMWEIVQHDVPALIGMIEPLVPPEEP from the coding sequence ATGTGGCGTGACTCGGCTCTTTTGCTCGACAGGCTCATTGCTGCCCGAGAATCCCGCGAGTTCTGTAAGGACCTGACCTGGGGGGTATTTCAACAGAGTTCCCTGCACCAGCACGCCATCGCCAAAGCCTTGGAGAACATTGGTGAGGCAGCGCGCAAGGTCTCCGACGAGACGAGAGCCGCGCATCCTGAGATTCCGTGGTTCCAGATCATTGGACTGCGCCACCGAATCGCCCACGATTACTTTCACCTTGACCTGACGAGAATGTGGGAGATTGTCCAACATGATGTGCCGGCGTTGATCGGGATGATTGAGCCACTGGTGCCCCCGGAGGAACCATGA